Proteins encoded in a region of the Nocardia asteroides genome:
- the leuA gene encoding 2-isopropylmalate synthase, whose amino-acid sequence MSPADAFVSGARTITAPSKPAPADQPGWNKQKNSSMPTFRYRPFAEEVEPITLPDRTWPDKVIDRAPGWCAVDLRDGNQALIDPMSPARKRRMFDLLVRMGYKEIEVGFPSASQTDFDFVREIIEDGAIPDDVSIQVLTQCRPELIERTFEACAGAQNVIVHFYNSTSILQRKVVFRADRESVKKIATDAATLCLEIEKRYPDTNWRYEYSPESYTGTELEYAKDVCDAVSAIIAPSPEKPLIINLPATVEMATPNVYADSIEWMSRNLARRDSIVLSLHPHNDRGTAVAAAELGYQAGADRIEGCLFGNGERTGNVCLVTLGMNMFSRGIDPQINFSDIDEIRRTVEYCNQLPVHERHPYGGDLVYTAFSGSHQDAINKGLDAMKTAADAAESDVDDIVWEVPYLPIDPKDVGRTYEAVIRVNSQSGKGGVAYIMKTDHGLALPRRLQIEFSQAIQKITDGEGGEVTPKEMWDVFHQEYLSPIRPLERMRQKVTASETDGGVDSIVAVVKVEGVEQEITGKGNGPLAAFVDAIATVGFDVEVLDYSEHAMSAGDDAQAAAYVECAIGDRVVWGVGIATSITTASLRAVVSAVNRAH is encoded by the coding sequence ATGTCCCCTGCTGACGCCTTCGTATCCGGCGCCCGCACCATCACCGCGCCGAGCAAACCCGCCCCCGCCGATCAACCCGGCTGGAACAAGCAGAAGAACTCCTCGATGCCGACGTTCCGCTATCGGCCGTTCGCCGAGGAGGTCGAGCCGATCACGCTGCCCGACCGCACCTGGCCGGACAAGGTCATCGACCGGGCGCCCGGCTGGTGCGCGGTCGACCTGCGCGATGGCAACCAAGCGTTGATCGACCCGATGAGCCCGGCCCGCAAGCGCCGCATGTTCGATCTGCTGGTGCGGATGGGTTACAAGGAGATCGAGGTCGGCTTCCCCTCGGCGAGCCAGACCGATTTCGACTTCGTCCGCGAGATCATCGAGGACGGCGCGATCCCCGACGACGTGTCGATCCAGGTACTGACCCAGTGCCGTCCGGAGCTGATCGAACGGACCTTCGAGGCCTGCGCGGGCGCGCAGAACGTCATCGTGCACTTCTACAACTCCACCTCGATCCTGCAGCGGAAGGTGGTGTTCCGCGCCGACCGCGAATCGGTGAAGAAGATCGCCACCGACGCCGCGACGCTGTGCCTGGAGATCGAGAAGCGCTACCCGGACACCAACTGGCGTTACGAGTACAGCCCGGAGTCCTACACCGGCACCGAGCTGGAATACGCCAAGGACGTCTGCGACGCGGTCTCGGCGATCATCGCCCCTTCGCCGGAGAAGCCGCTGATCATCAACCTGCCCGCCACCGTGGAGATGGCGACCCCGAACGTGTACGCCGACTCGATCGAGTGGATGAGCCGCAATCTGGCCCGCCGGGACTCGATCGTGCTGTCGCTGCACCCGCACAACGACCGCGGCACCGCCGTCGCCGCCGCCGAGCTGGGCTACCAGGCCGGCGCCGACCGGATCGAGGGCTGCCTGTTCGGCAACGGCGAGCGCACCGGCAATGTCTGCCTGGTCACGCTGGGGATGAACATGTTCTCCCGCGGCATCGACCCACAGATCAACTTCTCCGATATCGATGAGATCCGCCGCACCGTCGAGTACTGCAACCAGCTGCCGGTCCACGAGCGTCACCCCTACGGTGGCGACCTGGTCTACACCGCGTTCTCCGGCAGCCACCAGGACGCCATCAACAAGGGCCTGGACGCGATGAAGACGGCGGCCGACGCCGCCGAGTCCGATGTCGACGACATCGTCTGGGAGGTGCCCTACCTGCCGATCGACCCGAAGGACGTCGGCCGCACCTACGAGGCGGTCATCCGGGTCAACTCGCAGTCCGGCAAGGGCGGGGTCGCCTACATCATGAAGACCGACCACGGGTTGGCGTTGCCGCGCCGGCTGCAGATCGAGTTCTCCCAGGCGATCCAGAAGATCACCGACGGCGAGGGCGGCGAGGTGACGCCCAAGGAGATGTGGGATGTCTTCCACCAGGAGTATCTGAGCCCGATCCGCCCGCTGGAGCGGATGCGCCAGAAGGTCACCGCGTCGGAGACCGACGGCGGGGTCGACTCGATCGTGGCCGTGGTGAAGGTCGAGGGCGTCGAACAGGAGATCACCGGCAAAGGCAACGGGCCGCTCGCCGCGTTCGTCGACGCGATCGCCACGGTCGGCTTCGACGTCGAGGTGCTGGACTACTCCGAGCACGCCATGTCCGCGGGCGACGACGCGCAGGCCGCCGCCTACGTGGAGTGCGCGATCGGCGACCGGGTGGTGTGGGGCGTCGGCATCGCCACCTCGATCACGACCGCGTCGCTGCGCGCGGTGGTGTCGGCGGTGAATCGGGCGCACTGA
- a CDS encoding sulfite exporter TauE/SafE family protein — translation MTWLEQLAVFGAGIAAGGINTIVGSGTLITFPALLAFGLPPVTANVSNTIGLVPGSISGVHGYRRELAGQRDRLLRLGTASLLGGITGAVLLLVLPAGAFKAIVPILIIVALVLVVVQPRLASWVKRRRENDGAPAPVHGGPILFAAIFAAGVYGGYFGAAQGVLLIGLLGVFVHDDIQRLNGAKNALALIVNAVSALIFIVVAEVDWRAAALIALGSIIGGQLGARMGRRMPPTVLRAVIVVVGLIAVTRLLTS, via the coding sequence ATGACCTGGCTGGAGCAACTGGCCGTCTTCGGTGCGGGTATCGCGGCGGGCGGCATCAACACCATCGTCGGCTCCGGCACACTGATCACGTTTCCCGCGCTCCTGGCGTTCGGCCTGCCGCCGGTGACCGCGAACGTCTCCAACACCATCGGGCTGGTCCCCGGCTCGATCAGCGGCGTCCACGGTTACCGCCGCGAACTAGCAGGTCAGCGCGACCGGCTGCTGCGCTTGGGCACCGCGTCACTGCTCGGGGGCATTACGGGTGCCGTGCTGCTGCTGGTATTGCCGGCCGGCGCGTTCAAGGCGATCGTGCCCATTCTGATCATCGTGGCGCTGGTGCTGGTCGTCGTGCAGCCGCGACTGGCGAGCTGGGTGAAGCGCCGCAGGGAGAACGACGGCGCTCCCGCGCCCGTGCACGGTGGCCCCATCCTGTTCGCCGCGATCTTCGCCGCCGGCGTCTACGGCGGCTACTTCGGCGCTGCCCAAGGCGTGCTGCTGATCGGGTTGCTCGGTGTTTTCGTGCACGACGACATCCAGCGCCTCAACGGGGCGAAGAACGCGCTCGCCCTGATCGTGAACGCGGTGTCGGCGCTGATCTTCATCGTCGTGGCGGAGGTGGACTGGCGCGCGGCGGCGCTGATCGCGCTCGGCTCGATCATCGGCGGACAGCTCGGCGCGCGGATGGGCAGGCGAATGCCGCCGACCGTGCTGCGCGCGGTCATCGTCGTGGTCGGCCTGATCGCGGTGACCCGCCTTCTGACGTCCTAG
- a CDS encoding AAA family ATPase, which yields MDTAEVSDAESSATVPSAEAIGGAEAKEPDVADGPAQPDAQPEQPEPQGSTEQTTVYPQAAVPPQSWAPPQAGPAEPYGSYAPPSPGAYPPPSPFPGETFPTGAFQPPSSHSGNHPVATPPDGPNPGYGEYRQEIGGDGLVRRVPMDSAQPEPAAPQPDQPSGPIYSWAPPPPPVTHQPPPPAYQHQPPPHPIGQPQVPSWQGGPAPHQSAPPFQPQHVPQPGQPGHSVNDLNLLRRARRAPRSGWRRAVHKASGGMINPGESAADIVYQDLVDRVNQPVRGDYRIAILSLKGGVGKTTTTVGLGSTFASQRGDRVIAIDANPDLGTLAHRVPRQTRSTVRNLLEDQHITRYSDVRAHTSQAPSRLEVLASEQDPAVSEAFSEADYRKAISILQSFYNIILTDCGTGLMHSAMAGVLDMASSLVLVTSPAIDGARSASATLDWLDHHGYGKLVERTVVVVNASRRGASTVDLDQLRKLFLDRTRAVQVVPFDDHLAEGAEIDLELVSKPTRRALLELAAMVADDFGYVSAQAQHPYRNQPPHGF from the coding sequence GTGGATACGGCCGAAGTCAGCGACGCGGAGTCATCGGCCACCGTCCCATCGGCCGAGGCGATCGGCGGCGCGGAAGCGAAGGAACCCGACGTGGCGGATGGGCCGGCCCAGCCGGACGCACAGCCCGAACAGCCGGAGCCGCAAGGCTCGACGGAACAGACCACGGTCTACCCGCAAGCGGCCGTGCCGCCGCAGTCCTGGGCTCCCCCGCAGGCCGGGCCTGCCGAACCCTACGGTTCGTACGCCCCGCCGAGCCCTGGCGCGTACCCGCCACCGTCGCCCTTTCCCGGGGAGACGTTCCCTACCGGCGCATTTCAGCCACCGTCGAGTCACAGCGGTAACCACCCCGTAGCCACGCCGCCGGACGGGCCCAATCCCGGTTACGGCGAGTACCGCCAGGAGATCGGCGGCGACGGCTTGGTCCGGCGTGTGCCCATGGACTCCGCGCAGCCCGAACCCGCTGCGCCGCAGCCCGATCAGCCCAGCGGCCCGATCTACAGCTGGGCGCCGCCGCCCCCGCCGGTGACGCATCAGCCTCCGCCGCCTGCCTACCAGCATCAACCGCCGCCGCACCCGATCGGGCAACCGCAGGTGCCGAGCTGGCAGGGCGGGCCTGCCCCGCATCAGTCCGCACCGCCGTTCCAACCGCAGCATGTGCCGCAGCCCGGCCAGCCGGGACATTCGGTGAACGACCTGAATCTGCTCAGACGGGCTCGCAGGGCGCCGCGCAGTGGTTGGCGCCGTGCGGTGCACAAGGCGTCCGGCGGCATGATCAACCCGGGCGAGTCGGCGGCCGACATCGTCTACCAGGACCTCGTCGACCGGGTGAACCAGCCGGTGCGCGGCGACTACCGGATCGCGATCCTCTCGCTGAAAGGCGGCGTCGGAAAAACCACCACCACGGTCGGTCTCGGCTCCACCTTCGCCTCGCAGCGCGGTGACCGGGTGATCGCGATCGACGCCAATCCCGATCTGGGCACGCTCGCGCACCGGGTGCCGCGGCAGACCCGCTCCACCGTGCGCAATCTGCTCGAGGATCAGCACATCACCAGGTACTCCGACGTGCGGGCGCACACCTCGCAGGCGCCGAGCCGCTTGGAAGTGCTTGCCAGTGAACAGGATCCGGCGGTCTCCGAGGCCTTCAGCGAAGCGGACTACCGCAAGGCGATCAGCATCCTGCAGTCGTTCTACAACATCATCCTGACCGACTGCGGTACCGGCTTGATGCACTCCGCGATGGCGGGCGTGCTGGATATGGCGAGCTCGCTGGTGCTGGTCACCTCGCCTGCCATCGACGGCGCGCGCAGCGCGTCGGCCACGCTGGACTGGCTCGACCACCACGGCTACGGCAAGCTGGTGGAGCGAACGGTGGTGGTGGTCAACGCCTCCCGGCGCGGCGCGTCCACCGTCGATCTCGACCAGCTGCGCAAGCTGTTCCTCGACCGCACCCGCGCGGTGCAGGTGGTGCCGTTCGACGACCACCTCGCCGAAGGCGCGGAGATCGATCTGGAACTGGTGAGCAAGCCGACGCGGCGGGCGCTGCTGGAATTGGCGGCGATGGTCGCCGACGACTTCGGCTACGTCAGCGCGCAGGCCCAGCACCCCTACCGGAATCAGCCACCGCACGGGTTCTGA